In Haliotis asinina isolate JCU_RB_2024 chromosome 11, JCU_Hal_asi_v2, whole genome shotgun sequence, the genomic stretch ggcaaatatttttttctgatccTCTGTGAACACTCAGCCACTGTGCTCAAACAGTGTGTATATGCATTGACTTCATTTTGATTTAAGTTAATTTGAAAATTCTTAGGGAAAATCTGCAGATATTTCTTCTCGAGTATTTGTAGATGTTCCAGTTTGGAAAAGGTCTCAGGGAACAGGTGGTGTGTAAGACCTCACTTAATTTTCATACTGCTTTCTGTGGTTGCTTAGTTGAATGTTAGTTCATCAGAAGAGGGAGATGGGATAGTCCAGTGGAGAAAACATTTTCCTGTCATGCataagacccaggtttgattcctgtgtgggtactatgtgtgaagcccatttctgatgtcctccacTTTGATTgtgtctttgaagggcatttagaagtgaaatgcataaggatgaagattttatggatatcaacttcttatatgagaacacaacgtttcggagttaatgcttactccttcatcaggtgattgattTTGCTGAACTGTTGCAAAGAacaacataaaaccatactcactctcccCATTTCTCGCTGTTGTTCATAGTATTGATCTGGCCTTGATATTTTTCCAGGATGCAGTCATATTGTCTGAACAAGTCAATGGAAAACCGAAGTGTTTTGATAAATGAGGGTAAATCAACAAGCAAATACATGTGCAACATGATTCTTGACATTTTTACCAAGGTTGACATGGAAATTTGTCAGTTCCATATTGTTCCTTTCATCACAATGAATTCTAGCACAATCAAAAAGTTTTGTTAGAAACAAAGTGAATGGAAGTGCACTCCATAAGAAGACATTAGAGGTCTTAAATTATCTCATTGCTCACAGCACCCTTGTATGGCTTTCATGAAATATCACATCACAAGACCATAAATTGGCCTTCATGAGTGCAGGGAGACAAGTGAAGGCAAGGGTTTCCTATTCCTCCTGCTTCTTAAACATTAGTCTTTAATGCCGCTTTTAATTTCATTCAGGGTACACCTGACACTAGCCTTAAACTTTGCACACTGTACCCAACTGGGGAATTAAACGCCAGTATTCTGTGTGGTAGAcaaaggctaccccactgttccTTGCCTCTAAATAGTTAAAGAACAACATAGATATATACTCATTGCATAAACACTGGCTCATTGTACTTGGCTCAGAAATGTTTGTTGTGTGATTTGGTTTCATGTTTGAATATTGGATTGAAGTTTGAATGGTTCAgcattgtttttcttgtgtaatATTTACTTATTTAAATGTGAATTATGTGTTAGTAATGTATGTTTTTGCTAAAATTGTCACTTGTTTTGACAGTGTTCTTGAATAAATTGTTGTTATTATCTGACGAGATTCGTTAcatcattggtggatgtgacccCTGTGCacatattagtgagtgagtgagttaaaatttaactaCACGTCAGTTTGATTGAGTCATACAGTGACAAGACTATGTTCACATTTACACGAAAGTCCATTATAGTAAATAGGTTACATTCACATGTAACTTGTAAAAGAACAATACTTTTATAACTTAAAACCCGTGCTTTAATAATGATATTTAAATTTTAGAACATAACTATAAGAAAAAGTATTTACAAGTTACTATTTGAAACAAATGCAAAATTATTAAGGTTAGCTGTAGTGATCAATAATCAAAAGACATCATCGATTAACTATTAATGCTTATCGATATGAAAATTATTATGGGGAATATCTCACTCTGAATTTTGTGACACAAACAAGTTTGAAGTTTCTCACACAATATACAAATTTAGGGCTTAATTAATGTTCTGTATCTAAGTTATGTTCAAGGAACTGTTTTGTTTATAGTAAATTTACAAACGTGTCACAACCCACTACAGACGTGAAATATATCCCTTTCATTGATTCATTTTGGCATGTTTGGGCAAAGTTACGTATATTTTATCGATAACTGATCGATAATAGATAACTGATCGATAGTAGATAACTGATCGATAATAGATAACTGATCGATAGTAGATAACTGATCGATAATAGACAACGAGCCCTAAAAATGATCGACCTTAAGATCATATGCTCTGCAGTGTGTCCCTTGTGAGTTTCCAGACTCTCGGTCTTGTCCCACACTGAAAAACGTTTATAACGTGAATGAGGCCCGACTGAGAAATATGGCTCAGTCCATGCAAACATAACTGCATATAACTTTTATATGACATTAACACGTGTAGTAATTTTCAGGATTCTAGTATAGGATCCTCAAGAAATCACACATGTATCAGGTCTAACGTCGGCCAACATCAATAATGTCCTTGACCCTCCTCGTCACTGACTGAATCCGATACGTTTGACTTATAGGTATTGCGTTGCATTCTGGATGAAGGATTTCTTCCAGTGGATCAAGATTTTGAAGTGGAATATCTGTCTGGCGGATTCTGCGACGCATAATGTCCCAAAAATGCTTTAAGGAGGCCAAGGACCAACGTCACGTCAACGATGTTGCTTCGCATTGTCCTCCATGAAGACTGACCATCTGTTCAGTGGAAGGTCGTTGAAAATGTAATATAACATTGTTTAGGATGTCAGGGACATATCGGGTCCATTTCCATTTCCAGACATGTAACTGTGACTCCTACAACATCAATGACCTCGCTCCAAACGGCTCAGGATATTTCGTTCTGCTGTTGCAGTGTTTCGGCTACATACATGAACACAGAGAGAAAGCGCTGTCCGTGCTCAGCGTTAATATCTCAGTTTGTATGTTTTGACGGAAGCTGATATCTTGACACAACGACTACATAACCTCACTTAGCATGAGCATCCACTATGCATGAAATAAGTTCAATTGACAATGTTGCAAAGACGCCGAAAGTGTTCGATTTCTTGGATTTCATACCGGAAGACGAGTCGGCAAATGATTCAAAGGTAAATAAATGACCAAATGATATAGAGGCCACGACGATTCAGCTTATGAGACGAGTCGATTtcacaaatatacacatgagGATTAATTGAACACCACCCATTAACAACAACCATCTGCATGGttaaagtgtcaatccatcaactaccaacactgctgcaactttcggctgtaatttattgacggtcatatGGGTGCACTGAAAGCGTTATgaataatcatgtccaaaactatggtcacaccGATAATGTCAGAGATCCAACGTACATAAAGTTCTCATaaaacgttcactgttcaatcctaagcatggataactgctgcaaccctcctcctcatgctggaaatcaacGCCGAATGCGCATCATTAGAATCCTCTGCCATTTCACATGAAGAAcctgggctaattcctgtagattttgaacaggctaggtggatcccttacttgaacttgacgccccagatggtcccataaatgctcagttgggttgagatcagggcttctCGCAGCCCAAGGTAATTTGTCAActgcgttgttctgcaagtatgtGATAACAGCTCGGGAATGATTGGGCATAGCATTATTGTCCATAAACCCTGGCCGGGTGGCGAGGAgttggttatcaaaatgcgggACAACACCAGtttccagtacttcctgttggtacctatgaccattgagtgtcccttgaatggtgataagattcagcttacagtcctaggagatacacccccacaccattacagagccaccgccaaagggttcagctacatggatcatccgctgttgataagcctcCTTACTCATTCCCCAGACTCGCCAACGGCCATCTGTAACATGAagaagaaaacggctttcatcggGCCAATGGATCCTGCGCCATGTCCGCAGATTGTGGAtttgccgttgattacaccacgACAAACATTGagccttgtgtctatcagtgagtaagggacATCTGATTGGACGACGTGCACGGAGTCCAACGAACCTGAGCCCCCTTCGGATGGTGCTGGCTGAGAGACGAACGCCCACTCTTGTGCTttgagatctttggcattggtcatgggcctGCGTCTCGCTAGGCGAACTAGGGCACGGTCTTCACGTGAAGTGGTCTTTCTCggccttcctgatcgtggacgatccttgacgtaaccagtggcCGCACGTTTCCTAACAAGGCGACAAatgacagtgattgatattcaatctggacccaatGACAGCACAAACCAGCTTCttgcataccaataatctgccgtctggtattttcagaaagcctgCGCCTCGGCATGTACAATTTCAGCACGGTGCACTTATTGATgcgtcgataagaaagcaatgaaaatacttcatttcacaGTTAAAGATCCGTGAAGACTCCgtagtagaataggccttcagcaacccatgcttgccataaaaggcgactatgcttgttgtaagaggcgactaacgggatcgggtggtcaggcgttgacttggttgacacatatcatcggttcccaagacCGCcaccatgcagctggaatagtgttgagtgctgcgtaaaactaaactcactctacaTCAGTATTCATTTATAGCTACTTGGCGTGAACCTTCCCTACTGTGTATGATCCCCAAGCGGTTATGTGGACGCTGACGATTGTTTGCAAGGTTAGCTGACAGTACAAATTTAACAAATGTTTTAAGTCAAGACACGGGAAAGATTACAACTACTTTCAGGAACCTGAACCTTACCTATCCACACATAGGGCAAATAGTTTAGACTTCTTGAACAATTTGAATTCAGGGCACGTTCAGCAGTCTGATCAACGAGCAAAATTCTGTTGAGATATGTACATTAACTTTAAAGGCACATAATCTGGCCTCTATATACACTGGAAGTGTTCACTAATGATACCAAATGCAAGTAATATCTGTGATACTAATTTAATAACTACACATTTCTGAATAATAGATGATTacacaataaataataaatggtAATATCTGTCAACAGAGCATTGAATATAAAGGACATTAGTGCAAATAGATTGCCCTGCATGACGATGGAAAGACTGCACGAAATATTTGATGCGAGGCATCATGTTGTCAACAGGGTAAATACATTAAATACACAATAAACAATTGTTCCACGATATTCTAAAAGCAACAAGAACAATACCATTTTTATACACTTTGTTTAGACTGCTATGTGATCCTAGAGTTTACATGGTATTTTGACATGCAAGGTATCTCCACGACAAACGAGCGGAGCCCATACAGGCAGGATGCATGGTTTCTGTGTTACTCGTTTGACGAAATGGCAGCTAGGCGTATGTACCATTATAAAGCAACGCCCGTGCTTGCACAAAATTGTTGCTTGAAAGGTTGGGCAAGACCCCAATGCAATCTACATATAAGCTTTCCAACCCATCGAGCTTATACtaaataactggattgtcttctAGACACCTCTATGATTGCAATAAACTTTCTTGGAAGGTAGGTATTTAGTGTTTGAACAAACTGAAACTTCAAACTGACATCAATCGTTACACGTTACAAGGAACTGATCAAGCATGTGCATTGTGTTCTAGTACCACTTACATAGTCGGCACAGTAACAAACAGATTAGGACAAAATGTCAATTCTAACTAAAATAACACAATCGCAGAACTATCTACAATCATAGGGAAGAATGTATCCATGTTGCTTTTTGTCCTCTATATCAAAACTGGAACACAAAAGGGAGAGAGGGATCCATGGTGAGTAATACGGAGGAATGTATCCATACATAGGTGTTTAAGGATAGTCACGGTGCGGTGTGTGTATGCTACTGCCATCCTCTGTACATCAGAAGTGGAGTTTGTGCAAGAGTGAAAGTTCGTGTTACATACCACAGAAACAGATGAACAGACTGTTGGTGATCAGCATGGACACACCTTCGACAGAGGATGTAGATTAGTTCAGTTAGAAAGGTGAGGTTTTTCTCCATTTAGTCACTTCTCAGATCTGATATTCAGATGGGTCTCCTTGTAGTCACTGATCAGGTCTGTCAGATTGTCAGGTGAGTCTCCTTTTAATCATTGACCAGTTCAGTCAGATAGTCAGATGGGTCTCCCTGTAGTCACGGATCAGATCTGTCAGATAGGTGGGTCTCCACTTAGTCACCAATGAGGTCAGTCGGATGGACAGATGGTTCTCCATGTTGTCACTGATCAGGTCAGTCAGATAGTCAGATGATGCcccacacagtcactgatcAGGTCTGTCAGATAGTCAGATGGGTCTCCATGTAATCACTCATAAGGTTAGGCACATAGTCAGATTCTATCTCCATGTCTAGGTCTCCTCAGATACTGGTTTTATCACTTTTTTGTGATTTTATCTCAGTACTAGTGGTCATAGCTGAAGTCGTCCTAATCTCTACATTAGAACCTGTGAATTTCTTCCGGAGTAATCTCTTAACTCTGTCCGTACAGACGAAGCTTACAAAGATATAGAACCCCTGCAGACCATTCAGGATGATGAACATGTACCAGAGAATACTGGCGTCTGCAAATGCTGCCACAAAACTGGTACACCAGGACACGCCCATAATGACGAATAGCTTGCCATAGATAAATGCCTTGGCTTTGTCCTTCTTTGAAGatgtcatgttttcagacaATTTTAGACTCTTCTCTATATTACAGAGCGTCACGATGAAGGCAACAACATTAACAAGAAGCATCAGTGCAAGAGGTACACCAAACACTAGGAGAGATGCAGGGGGATTAGCGATCCAACAGATGCCTTGTGCCCCATAACCGATGTAAATATCGGGAAGCTCCAGGAAATCTAGAATAACCGAGGTAGTGACAATAAGCAAAGGGATTCCACAGGCACAGAGACTGAGGACGCCATGAGTCCTGGCTATATTCTGGTTCAAGGAGTTAAGGCCTTTGCTTGTGAATGTACGAGCCAGTGTTAACGACAGGACTGTCATCCACATGAAGGTGCAGAGCCAGGAGAAATGCAGAATGATGGCAAGTGCCTGACACAGCCATCCCGTGGGCAGATGAATAAGGACAAGGAGAGTCTGGGCAACAAGAAGCGTGGCAGACAGAGACATGGTTAAACGACCTGGTAGATTCCTAAGCTCGGGCAGAAGTGAATACACGACCAATGTGATCAGTAAGCTGACCAGTGAAACACCTGACGTGAGATAGGTCAGAATGTCCTGTACGTGGTCGTATTTAAAGAATATTTGTGAGTACTTCTGAGGCCCAGACTGAGTGAAGTTATGACACGAAAGCACTTCATCTCCTGCTATGAAGAAAGAAGTATTTGCTAGAATCACGCCTGAATACAGGTTTCTAAGATTCCCGTCCTCCTGTATAAAATCGGTTAAATTGTAAACGACTGGGTCACACTTTAGAGGaattccacaaacaaaaatctccTGTAAATCAGGAGGTGCACTTTTCAAACCAAGTACAAAGGCAACAGATTCTAATGTGTAATATTTGTACGAGTCAGCAGCATAGAGTGTCCCGTTTAAGGTATCTAAGGTGACATTCGTCAAATGCATAACTGTACCGTATGAACAGAACAGGTCACTCTTAGAATGAAAGTTCTGGAGAATGATATCCACGATCATAGCATTAGATATTCTGGCAGACTGCTGGACAAGTTGTGACATCAAGTGTATGTCATCTGCCAGGGatctaacatttttaacatgaaTCTTAACCATTTGTTTCAAATCCTGACCAGATTCCCATGTTATCCCGCGAGAAGAAGTGTATCCGGGCAGTACTGAAACATTAAGTATTTCAATATCATCTGCCTGTCCAAAGAAAGACTGTATTATCAATGGATTCATTATGTCGTTGATTTGCAGAGGGAATTCTGTGAGAACATATAAGCTAATAGTGTAATGTAATGTGCCATTTGGGAAGAGCTGGTTCTGGCTGTCAGCATACACCAAACCACTGACAACACAGGTTCCATTGACAGCCTCTTTTCCTTCCTGACAACGAATCCGTCGGCAAATGTTCTCATGAAAATCGAACACCTCATTTGACCGACACTCAACATGAGGAGAAATGGTCTTTCCGGTTTCTGTTTCTGATTCCACATCCTTGTTATCAAAATTAAACAACGTACTGAAACCTCCAGATTGTCTGTATATTTCACGTGGATGTGTTGCAGCTTTGAAATCTGGTTGTGTACAAGATACATCTTCATCGACATGTAACTGAGCACAGTGTGGGTTTCTGTACTGTGTTGAATTTTTGGTTGAGAACACAATATACCTGTATGATCTGCATAATGACTCAGTCTTTGATCCGTTGTGAGCTAGTCTTTGTTGGTCAAGGTCCACTTCCATACAGGGACGCCCAtccattttttctgttttgttcttCCATAGAAGCTGTGTTATCAGTCTAATGAGATGTGATGCCGGCTCCCCAGGAAAGGTTATATTCCACTGAATTAACTTCTCTTTGGAAACACCATGACACCGTCCACAATAAATGTTCTTGAAAACTATACTCAAATCATGAATATATGAGGCGTGAGGGAAAACTGAATGGCTGGTGAAAGAAGTAGCTGACTCACAAAGTGGATCTTCATTATTCTGGGGACATTTTGCAATTACCCATATCATTTGTTCTTCCGAAACACGAACACAACTTCGGTATCTAATATACAATCCCTGGAGTTTGATGACATCCATTGATGTTTCGTTCGGGGCGTCTTTGAATCCCTCAGTATCGATTCTTTCTTGAGCCGGTATATCACGTTCGGTCGGCATTGCTGTTTGCGATAGCAAGGTATTAATTAAGGTATCATTGTTAGCAAAGTCGATAAAAGTGAAATTGTTTCCCAGACATGTCGAAATGAAATCATAGCAACAGTCGCCAAATATCAAGCATCTAATATCACAATGACAATCTTGACCAGTGGTTTCCAAGTTGCACAAACCTTGGCAAGAATGTTTGCCACAGTATGGCATTTTAACGTCGTGAAACCAAAAGTGCATTTCTGGGTCACATGTGAATTTCCGAGATGTTTCTTTAGTAGAACACGTTGAACAATGGCTGTTTATCACCTTGATACCCTTATCTGTGAAGACTGGATAGACATAACTTCTGCACATCAAACTGTCAAGACTTGGAAAAGCTCCATCGTCCCTATCTGTTGGACACAAACTAAGGTACGTATAATGATCCTGTTTGCATGGTCGAGGTTGTATACCGTCTGGTACTTTACTCGCCACCTCGCATTCAAAGCTCCTAAATTCATTTATAAATTCACCATATGCGACACCAGATCGGCTATAGCGATTAGAGCACTTGGCTTTGGATGGCCACATGATCACACTGTCTTTGTCTACACCATTGCATTGGgcacaaaatatatttcgaaAAACGATATCAGGTTGTTGTCTCAAGGATGCTGGAACACTTCCTAGTGAATCAAGTGAAGCATTATGACATTTtgatacaatgtcattatcTGCATTGTCTAAAGTTTCCTCGGAGTTCAGTTTTGGACACTGTGATACCATCCAGTAATGTTGGGTAACTTTGTGATTACGTATTTCTTCACAACGCTTGTACAGGTACATCGATACACTCTCCTTCACGGTGTTGGTGCTtttagtgatgttttgaatgactTCACTCATACCGGTTGTATCCTGAACACtggacaataattcagttaGATTTTGCTGCAGGCAAAGAGAAAAGAAATCATAGCAGCAGTCTccaaatataatacatgatgCATCACAACGGCACTCTGTATCATCGTTGGGTATGCCTGGACTGCCCTTTTCGTAGTGTTTTTCTTCATCCTTATtctcatcattgtcatcaaagTCATCATTTCCTGTTTCTGAAAAACGACCATAATTAGACAGCTTGTTATTCTTAGCAGCATGTGGGCCGCATTATTTATTTCTATGACACACAAACAAAGAGCCAGtgtacacgtacacgtacaaaGCTTTCTCAGTGCTTTACCATCATTGGTACTGCAAAACTCTTGCCACAGACCTAAGACGGTCTTAGCTCATCGATCGATTTGTGCAAGTGTCCACTGGTCAATAGAGAAGGGTCGTGACAACGTGTTGTTAAGTCGATCTGCTTAGTACTTTTACTccaatatgtttgaaataatataCAACTGTTACGCTAAATTTAAACAAGTATTACACAAATTCACCAGGTAAAGCAGTGATTAAATAGTTAAGGTTATAAAAGGGTAGGAAAAATGCCAATGTCTTAAACTACAGTTAAGAGTTACAACTACCCTCATCCTCGTATGATTCAACGTCTCAGTAATGCCCATGATTAATCAAATGATTATACCTAACATAACAACATCCTGACATTACCTGTGTTCTCCTGAACACCATCTTTGCCTAAACATAACTCCTCTTTTTCCTTATCTCCCAGCTTACCTTCTTCATCAGATATCCATTTCTCTGATCTCATTACTCTCTTTGTATGAGGCATCTTCGGCCAATCTGAATCCCAACACCTGTCCGTGCAAGTCCCTCTCGTGCAAAGCAGTTTGGTGTGTACATCTGGAGGCACATATCAATTTAGTATTTGAATAGCAATACTATAACAGATGTAAGAAGCAGATGTTCTTCTACTTCCGTCACGTTTTCCCAAAATAACAATTGTATTCACGGTGAAACAAACAGAAACCCAATTTATCAActacaaaagaaaaaatacaaactaCTGACCTGCCACAGACAATTTCTGAAAACGCATGAGATTATTCAAAGTTTCCCCCAAAACTTGAAGTTGAACTATAAACACATCAAACACTTAAGCTCAAGATATTACTGTAAAACAAATATCTTTGAATATGTAgctgaaaaaaatgtgaaatgaataGAATATGAAATTGACAGTCCCTTACCACAACACAATCGCAGTGCGTTATTTAAAGAGTACCAACAATTACCTCAATCCAGCTCACATACAACAGTATGGATTTCAAGTCTTTTGATATCAGTAGTGGTcagttgtttaacgccgcactcagcaatattccaactgtatgaaGGCAGCATGTAAATAACTAAGTTTGAACCAGAGGTTTGAACTACGCATTTGGGAAGCTATGGCAtgcgtcaaccatgtcagcttgGCCACTGATCCCTCAAGTTGCTTCTTCAGAGAAACCCAAGAGTTGCTGGCGACTGTGGTCATTGTGAGAGAAATGACTTTACCTAAAACTATTTTCTGTGACTTTCataagaaatgcattttcaattcttctgtttgtgacgtcacatccATTAGAAAAACATGGAAAATACAGGCTTTATTCCTGCAATGTATGACATAGTGATTTGCCTTTGTGTCACTGGTAATCCAACTATCGGTTTATTCATGCACTTTTTCACaggacatgatgatgatgatgatgatgatgataagacTCCAACGCGATGCTGCTCTCTGGCGTTACAGTATTACCTTGACGGAGTTGTAATTTCAAACCTGCTACTAAGCACTAAACACGACCGTATAGGTCCGTACATCCGCTTTACAGGTAGCCATTTCAAACAGCTGGGTGGATTGAATGCAATGTGGACGAAGTGTGTTGCCCAAGGACATAACACAGTATGAAACCCAGGTTAAAAATGTTTGGTGTTTccaccgggattcgaacccaggctATTGACTTGATAGGCCAGCatgctaaccactacaccagtGTGCCCCAACTGTCAAAACAgttgtttcaaaacaatttaacaTACACTTAATTTATTGTGGAAACACTGGCTATTAGAAAATAGCAAATATTGTTCAGCTTGAGTATTTCCAGATATAATGACACAACCAGGTAGAAACTTATTGAAACCATTCTTGGGATTGATTGAGTGTAGGCAAGAATAGAGCTGCTCCAGATACACGAGTCTAACGATCTGTTGACTGAGCGTTTCCTCAAGGTCAGTCAGTGTTACGTTAATATAAATGTTCAtctacttttaaaaaaatcaaaagagGTCATATCCATACTTCGTGAGTTCGACCTGCCTATGGATTTAGGTTAAATCGAGTTTTCATCAGTTTCCATAAGATAAATCTTGCATGATTACACTCACCAAGTGGGTCAGTATAACTGTCCTTGCCATCACTCTGGATAGCCGACACATCCTTTGAAAAGTCTACAGAAGGCTTCTGTGTGGATGGGATGATTGTCAGCGCAACCACCAAGAAAACCAGACGAGGGCAAAACCAGTCTGAGAAGAACAGAAATAAATTCTTTGATTTCGAGTAAAGATAACCTCCAGTTTGCTACATCATTTTTTTCCCCGTTCTTGTCTTGTATTACAATGAGGGAAATGTGCTGAAAAGGGAAGGTTGCAGTATGAAACATTCGATATACCCAAAGTAAGGGAATTCTTCTGCAGGGATTACTGAATGCTTGATCCTTTTGAATTTAGCATACAGGAGAGACACTTTACACTTGGACAAAGTTGTGTTTGGTGTTCTGTGTTGATTCCCAAGTTAAAACTTTAAGGTAATTGGACAATAGTCTGTAAAATTTATGTGTTTTGGCGTGAAACcaataatttgaaatattttcaacctAACTGAGTTCACAAATCAACATAAATCACCAGAAAGAATTAGGTGCTGGTGAGAAATAGGGTAGCAGAAAGCATTCAAAAGCAGCAATAtacacatcctcgatatctccagggtagaCATTCCGATAAGAGTCCACTATACCTCGGATGAATCTACGGCTTGGCCCGATGAATTTGTTACCTCCCATGGTTAGCTTTTTATGCAATCAGGTACTAGTATCAACGttgggaagttgagcgtaccaatcacaaTTCGCTTTCACTTCTTAAATtgtctaaccgattaaacttggcaacacaaaccatgcagacgtactctgaaagaggtagaaggacttcttgtttattttgtttaaagttttgGACCTGTCCATTTGTCTGTATGGTTTCCCTAAAATCCAAGTCGCACTGCGAATAAATCTCCGCAGCTGctaccgctatctttgttgacactggcaagttcagttgtaacgacggcttagctgattggctactgtgagaatgcggagccagcaaagggaggtattTAAATTATCAGGGAACACGTAGAttcatccagggtatagtgtaGACTCATGGAAACGTATGTTCTGGAGACATCGAGCTTGCAATATACAGTGTTCATAACATTTAGGTCTCGGCAACAGTCgtcactgatcaacagcatgagcatcgctctgcgcaaatgggaatgatgacgtgtcaaccaagtcagcaagtctgaccacccgatcccgttagtcgcctcttacggcaagcatagtcgcattttatggcaagcatgggttgctgaaggtctattctactccggaccttcacgggtcgtcacTTCTGAAATATTCGAAGGCTGGTTATCCATGGTGAAAAGAGATCGTAAGGCATTTGCTGTTTTTCACGTAACGTGATGTGTGGGATGAGAAGCAGGGCacatattttcgaagctctcttaa encodes the following:
- the LOC137255417 gene encoding uncharacterized protein; amino-acid sequence: MPHTKRVMRSEKWISDEEGKLGDKEKEELCLGKDGVQENTETGNDDFDDNDENKDEEKHYEKGSPGIPNDDTECRCDASYFKAATHPREIYRQSGGFSTLFNFDNKDVESETETGKTISPHVECRSNEVFDFHENICRRIRCQEGKEAVNGTCVVSGLVYADSQNQLFPNGTLHYTISLYVLTEFPLQINDIMNPLIIQSFFGQADDIEILNVSVLPGYTSSRGITWESGQDLKQMVKIHVKNVRSLADDIHLMSQLVQQSARISNAMIVDIILQNFHSKSDLFCSYGTVMHLTNVTLDTLNGTLYAADSYKYYTLESVAFVLGLKSAPPDLQEIFVCGIPLKCDPVVYNLTDFIQEDGNLRNLYSGVILANTSFFIAGDEVLSCHNFTQSGPQKYSQIFFKYDHVQDILTYLTSGVSLVSLLITLVVYSLLPELRNLPGRLTMSLSATLLVAQTLLVLIHLPTGWLCQALAIILHFSWLCTFMWMTVLSLTLARTFTSKGLNSLNQNIARTHGVLSLCACGIPLLIVTTSVILDFLELPDIYIGYGAQGICWIANPPASLLVFGVPLALMLLVNVVAFIVTLCNIEKSLKLSENMTSSKKDKAKAFIYGKLFVIMGVSWCTSFVAAFADASILWYMFIILNGLQGFYIFVSFVCTDRVKRLLRKKFTGSNVEIRTTSAMTTSTEIKSQKSDKTSI